One stretch of Marinobacterium iners DNA includes these proteins:
- a CDS encoding BON domain-containing protein has translation MLKHSLIAIVMTSTLVTGCSNIISATRDEPIRESKDSRTLGSYLEDEAIETKTLVNISKGSQPLAQSHINVVSYNGQILLVGQVPNEQVKQEAERVASQVRHVRKIHNELEIAGPTSTIVRSNDVYLTSRIKVQMLADKSIEGNRIKVVTENGVVYLMGLVRRDEADRAVDITRSVTGVRKIVKVFEYIGG, from the coding sequence ATGCTGAAACACTCCTTGATCGCCATCGTAATGACGTCCACTCTTGTCACCGGCTGCTCCAACATCATCAGTGCGACGCGCGACGAGCCCATCCGCGAGAGTAAGGACAGCCGCACACTGGGCAGCTACCTGGAAGACGAGGCTATCGAGACCAAGACACTGGTCAACATCAGCAAGGGCTCTCAACCACTGGCCCAATCTCACATCAATGTGGTCAGCTATAACGGCCAAATACTGCTGGTGGGACAGGTTCCGAATGAACAGGTCAAACAGGAAGCCGAACGGGTAGCCAGCCAGGTGCGGCATGTGCGCAAGATTCATAACGAGCTGGAGATAGCAGGTCCCACATCCACCATTGTCCGCAGCAATGATGTCTATCTGACCAGCCGCATCAAGGTACAGATGCTGGCTGACAAGAGCATTGAGGGCAACCGTATCAAGGTCGTCACCGAAAACGGTGTGGTCTATCTGATGGGATTGGTGCGACGGGATGAGGCTGATCGCGCTGTTGATATTACGCGCTCGGTCACCGGTGTGCGCAAGATCGTCAAGGTATTTGAGTATATTGGTGGCTAA
- the zapE gene encoding cell division protein ZapE, protein MTPLERYRKDLEREDFSYDSTQEMAVGHLQRLYDELVAAERAPKPGLMQRLGGRIKRTPQEPIKGLYFWGGVGRGKTYLMDTFYDSLPFERKMRTHFHRFMQRVHHELKALDGTKNPLTEIGRKYAQEARIICFDEFFVSDITDAMILGGLMQELFNNGVSLVATSNIVPDGLYKDGLQRQRFLPAIDMLKRFTEVVNVDGGVDYRLRALEQAELYHWPLDAAADESLSRSFESLAPDLEEEQYGAQIEINGRKLQARRLCEDVAWFDFNALCEGARSQNDYIELGKIYHAVLLSNVPQLGRKNDDAARRFINLVDEFYDSGVKLIISAEVPIHEIYTEGRLSFEIERTQSRLLEMQSHEYLAREHRA, encoded by the coding sequence ATGACCCCGCTTGAACGATACCGTAAAGACCTGGAACGTGAAGACTTCTCCTATGATTCGACTCAGGAGATGGCGGTCGGCCATCTGCAGCGCCTGTACGATGAGCTGGTAGCGGCTGAACGGGCGCCAAAGCCCGGTCTGATGCAGCGTTTGGGCGGAAGGATCAAGCGTACGCCACAGGAGCCGATCAAGGGGTTGTATTTCTGGGGTGGTGTCGGACGGGGCAAAACCTATTTGATGGATACCTTCTATGACAGTCTGCCGTTTGAGCGCAAGATGCGGACCCACTTTCACCGCTTCATGCAGAGGGTGCACCATGAGCTCAAAGCGCTGGATGGAACCAAGAACCCGCTGACTGAAATTGGTCGCAAGTATGCGCAGGAGGCACGCATCATCTGCTTTGATGAGTTTTTCGTGTCCGATATTACCGATGCGATGATTCTGGGTGGATTGATGCAAGAGCTGTTCAACAATGGAGTGTCACTGGTGGCAACTTCCAATATCGTTCCTGACGGGCTCTACAAGGACGGTCTGCAGCGTCAGCGTTTTCTGCCGGCCATTGATATGCTCAAGCGTTTCACCGAAGTGGTCAATGTGGACGGGGGAGTCGACTATCGTCTGCGCGCGCTGGAGCAGGCCGAACTCTACCATTGGCCGCTGGATGCAGCTGCAGACGAGAGCCTGAGTCGCAGTTTTGAAAGCCTCGCGCCCGACCTGGAGGAAGAGCAGTATGGTGCCCAGATAGAGATCAATGGTCGCAAACTGCAGGCGCGGCGTCTGTGTGAAGATGTAGCCTGGTTTGATTTCAATGCACTGTGCGAAGGTGCGCGCTCACAGAACGATTACATTGAGCTTGGCAAAATCTATCATGCTGTACTGCTCAGTAATGTTCCCCAGTTGGGGCGCAAGAATGATGACGCTGCTCGCCGATTCATCAACCTGGTCGATGAGTTCTATGACTCAGGCGTCAAGCTGATCATCTCCGCAGAAGTACCGATTCATGAAATCTATACTGAAGGTCGGCTTTCATTCGAGATTGAGCGTACCCAGAGTCGTCTGCTTGAGATGCAGTCGCATGAATATCTGGCGCGCGAACATCGGGCCTGA
- a CDS encoding glutathione S-transferase N-terminal domain-containing protein: MGVVAKRSSMTFYSDGTDHYSHRVRIVLCEKGVAVDIVECKENELPEDVAAQNPYSALPTLLDRELVLYEPNVMMEYLDERFPHPPLLPVYPVARAESRLYMHRIQKDWCALVDQILLGEGTDAELDAARKELSDSLVAVSPIFAEKPFFMSEEFTLVDCCIAPILWRLPQLGIELPEAQTRPLQKYMQRLFERESFQDSLSELEREMRD; encoded by the coding sequence ATGGGAGTAGTGGCAAAGCGTTCTTCCATGACCTTTTACTCTGATGGTACCGACCATTACAGTCACCGTGTACGTATCGTACTCTGTGAGAAAGGTGTGGCAGTCGATATCGTCGAGTGCAAAGAGAATGAGCTGCCGGAGGATGTGGCAGCGCAGAACCCGTACAGCGCGCTTCCGACTCTGCTGGATCGGGAGCTGGTGTTGTATGAACCGAATGTGATGATGGAGTATCTTGACGAGCGCTTCCCGCATCCGCCGTTGCTGCCGGTCTACCCGGTTGCACGCGCCGAAAGCCGTCTCTACATGCATCGTATTCAGAAAGACTGGTGTGCGCTTGTGGATCAGATTCTTCTGGGTGAGGGGACTGATGCCGAGCTGGATGCCGCTCGCAAGGAATTGAGCGACAGTTTGGTAGCGGTATCGCCGATCTTTGCCGAGAAGCCTTTTTTCATGAGTGAAGAGTTCACCCTGGTGGACTGCTGTATTGCCCCGATTCTTTGGCGTTTGCCTCAGTTGGGTATTGAGCTGCCGGAAGCGCAAACGCGTCCGCTGCAGAAATACATGCAGCGCCTGTTCGAGCGTGAGTCGTTCCAGGACAGCCTGTCCGAACTCGAGCGCGAAATGCGCGACTGA
- the petA gene encoding ubiquinol-cytochrome c reductase iron-sulfur subunit — protein sequence MSNDGVNKGRRRLLIGATSAVGAVGAVGAAVPFVASWNPSAKAKAAGAPAKADISKLEPGQQMIVEWRGKPVWVVRRGEEALANLEKLNDRLADPASEKPQQPDYIPKTAARAMRPEIAVMVGICTHLGCSPTYRPEVAPDDLGPEWLGGFFCPCHGSRFDLSGRVYKSVPAPTNLVIPPHSYEDDNTLIVGVDPETA from the coding sequence ATGAGCAATGACGGCGTGAATAAGGGTCGACGTCGTCTCCTGATCGGTGCCACATCTGCAGTAGGTGCAGTGGGCGCTGTCGGAGCGGCCGTCCCGTTCGTGGCTTCCTGGAATCCGAGTGCCAAGGCGAAAGCTGCCGGCGCTCCTGCAAAGGCGGATATCAGCAAGCTGGAGCCAGGTCAGCAGATGATCGTGGAATGGCGTGGCAAGCCGGTATGGGTTGTGCGTCGTGGAGAGGAAGCGCTGGCGAATCTGGAAAAGCTGAATGATCGTTTGGCTGACCCGGCTTCCGAGAAGCCGCAACAGCCGGATTATATTCCGAAGACTGCTGCTCGTGCGATGCGTCCTGAAATCGCCGTTATGGTGGGTATCTGTACTCACCTGGGTTGCTCTCCGACCTACCGTCCTGAAGTGGCTCCGGATGATCTGGGCCCTGAGTGGCTGGGCGGCTTCTTCTGCCCCTGTCATGGTTCGCGTTTTGACCTTTCGGGCCGCGTGTACAAATCCGTACCGGCGCCGACCAATCTGGTCATTCCGCCCCACTCTTATGAAGACGACAACACACTGATCGTCGGTGTTGATCCGGAGACTGCATAA
- the rpsI gene encoding 30S ribosomal protein S9 has product MSTTQYYGTGRRKTSTARVFLRPGTGKIMINNRTLEEYFGRVTARMIVKQPLELTDNVEKFDAHITVKGGGGFGQAGAIRHGITRALMEYDETLRGALREAGYVTRDARMVERKKVGLRKARKRPQFSKR; this is encoded by the coding sequence ATGTCTACTACTCAGTATTACGGTACCGGCCGTCGCAAAACCTCTACTGCTCGTGTCTTCCTGCGCCCGGGTACAGGCAAGATCATGATCAACAACCGTACTCTGGAAGAGTACTTCGGTCGCGTGACTGCACGTATGATCGTCAAGCAGCCGCTGGAGCTGACTGATAACGTCGAAAAATTCGACGCGCACATCACCGTCAAGGGTGGTGGTGGCTTCGGTCAGGCCGGTGCTATCCGTCACGGCATCACTCGTGCTCTGATGGAATATGACGAAACTCTGCGTGGCGCCCTGCGTGAAGCGGGCTACGTTACTCGTGACGCACGTATGGTTGAGCGTAAGAAAGTGGGTCTGCGCAAAGCACGTAAGCGTCCGCAGTTCTCCAAGCGTTAA
- a CDS encoding ClpXP protease specificity-enhancing factor: MKPSRPYLLRALHEWVLDNGLTPHLAVDATLQGVQVPEQFVQDGQITLNIAPGAVQGLMIDDHGISFSARFGGVPMNVYVPMVAVMAIFTRENGMGMGFGVEPGVEELLKQAEAGVQLPPDDEPPEPPKGGRKPALRVVK; the protein is encoded by the coding sequence ATCAAGCCGAGCCGTCCCTATCTGCTTCGCGCCCTCCATGAGTGGGTGCTGGATAATGGCCTGACACCCCATCTGGCTGTTGATGCCACGCTGCAAGGCGTGCAAGTGCCTGAACAGTTTGTACAGGATGGCCAAATTACCCTGAATATCGCGCCTGGGGCAGTGCAGGGACTGATGATTGACGATCATGGCATCAGTTTCAGTGCGCGTTTTGGTGGTGTGCCGATGAATGTTTATGTGCCAATGGTGGCTGTCATGGCGATATTCACGCGTGAAAACGGCATGGGGATGGGGTTTGGTGTGGAGCCGGGTGTTGAGGAGCTTCTGAAGCAGGCTGAAGCTGGTGTGCAATTGCCACCGGATGATGAACCGCCAGAGCCTCCCAAGGGTGGACGCAAGCCTGCGTTACGGGTAGTGAAGTAG
- the rplM gene encoding 50S ribosomal protein L13, whose protein sequence is MKTFTAKPAEVKRDWYVVDAEGKTLGRLATEIARRLRGKHKPEYTPHVDTGDYIVVVNAEKVHVTGNKRNDKMYYRHSGFPGGLKEANFNKMVQTFPERTIELAVKGMLPKGPLGRAMYTKLKVYAGGEHPHQAQQPKELNI, encoded by the coding sequence ATGAAAACTTTTACCGCCAAACCGGCCGAAGTAAAACGCGACTGGTATGTTGTGGACGCAGAAGGTAAAACTCTGGGTCGCCTGGCAACTGAAATTGCCCGTCGTCTGCGTGGCAAGCACAAGCCGGAATACACTCCGCACGTTGATACCGGTGACTACATTGTTGTAGTGAACGCTGAAAAGGTTCACGTAACCGGCAACAAGCGCAATGACAAGATGTACTATCGTCACTCCGGTTTTCCGGGTGGCCTGAAGGAAGCCAACTTCAACAAGATGGTACAGACCTTCCCTGAGCGCACGATTGAGCTGGCTGTAAAGGGCATGCTGCCGAAAGGTCCTCTGGGCCGTGCCATGTACACCAAGCTGAAAGTCTACGCTGGTGGCGAGCACCCGCACCAGGCTCAGCAACCGAAAGAACTGAACATCTAA
- a CDS encoding CidA/LrgA family protein produces the protein MLIGLMVLLICQLLGEWVVLALELPVPGPVMGMVLLLVGLVIKRQVPDLIRQPSEGLLRHLTLLFVPAGVGLMVHAELIAAEWLIIMVALVVSTVVTVLVTALVLKRLTRKLDMAALEERR, from the coding sequence ATGCTGATTGGGTTGATGGTGCTGCTGATTTGTCAGCTGCTGGGTGAGTGGGTGGTGTTGGCGTTGGAGCTTCCGGTACCCGGGCCGGTAATGGGCATGGTACTGCTGCTGGTAGGGCTGGTGATCAAGCGACAAGTGCCGGACCTGATCCGGCAGCCATCCGAAGGTTTGCTGCGCCATCTGACGTTACTGTTTGTTCCGGCTGGTGTTGGTTTAATGGTGCATGCCGAGCTGATTGCGGCTGAGTGGCTGATTATTATGGTGGCGCTGGTAGTCAGTACAGTCGTCACGGTACTGGTGACGGCGCTGGTACTGAAACGATTGACTCGTAAGCTGGATATGGCCGCATTGGAGGAACGGCGATGA
- a CDS encoding cytochrome c1, with the protein MKKFLITLLMALAPMTASAAGGAGVPLDKIDIDLNNQASLQRGMQTFVNRCMGCHEAGYQRFERSAQDLGMPNELVEQYLIFDPERKIGDHMKIAMAKTDAAGWFGAPPPDLTLETRLRGSDWVYTYLRSFYADENRPWGVNNAVFPDVGMPNVLEDLQGKVVNHCTPEELAHGGNDEIDPLTGKKMGGCLTVSEAGSQSAEEFDRTIYDLVNFMTYMGEPSRMESERIGFKVLIFLAILFVFAFALKKEYWKDVH; encoded by the coding sequence ATGAAAAAGTTCCTTATTACTCTGCTGATGGCGCTGGCCCCGATGACGGCAAGCGCGGCTGGCGGCGCCGGAGTGCCGCTGGACAAGATTGATATCGACCTGAACAATCAGGCATCTCTGCAGCGCGGTATGCAGACCTTCGTCAACCGTTGCATGGGCTGTCATGAAGCCGGCTACCAGCGCTTCGAGCGTTCGGCTCAGGATTTGGGCATGCCAAATGAACTGGTTGAGCAGTATCTGATTTTTGATCCCGAACGCAAAATCGGTGATCACATGAAGATCGCCATGGCCAAGACCGATGCAGCTGGCTGGTTCGGTGCACCGCCGCCGGATCTGACGCTGGAAACACGCCTGCGTGGCTCTGATTGGGTGTACACTTACCTGCGCAGCTTCTATGCTGACGAAAACCGTCCCTGGGGCGTGAATAACGCTGTCTTCCCGGATGTTGGTATGCCTAACGTACTGGAAGATCTGCAGGGCAAGGTGGTTAACCACTGTACACCTGAAGAGCTCGCACATGGCGGCAACGATGAAATCGATCCGCTGACTGGCAAGAAAATGGGTGGCTGTCTGACTGTTTCCGAAGCCGGCTCTCAGTCTGCTGAAGAGTTTGATCGTACCATCTATGACTTGGTCAACTTCATGACCTACATGGGTGAGCCGTCACGTATGGAGTCCGAGCGTATCGGCTTCAAGGTACTGATCTTCCTGGCGATCCTGTTCGTCTTTGCCTTTGCTCTGAAGAAAGAGTACTGGAAAGACGTACACTGA
- a CDS encoding cytochrome b, protein MAGTRNKGNPGLMGWIDDRFPATAMWEDHLSKYYAPKNFNFWYFFGSLALLVLVNQIITGIWLTMSYNPSAEGAFASVEYIMRDVEYGWLLRYLHSTGASAFFVVVYLHMLRGIMYGSYRKPRELVWIFGMTIYLALMAEAFMGYLLPWGQMSYWGAQVIISLFGAIPVIGPDLQQWIRGDFLISGITLNRFFALHVIALPIVILALVVLHIIALHEVGSNNPDGVEIKDKKDENGVPLDGIPFHPYYTVKDIVGVVVFLFVFCTVVFFFPEGGGYFLEKPNFEPANALKTPNHIAPVWYFTPFYAMLRAVTFPMFGLDAKFWGVVVMGAAIAILFVLPWLDRSPVKSIRYKGWLSKLWLAILIVSFVILGVLGVLPATEGRTIMSQICTVLYFAYFILMPFYTRMERTKPVPERVTG, encoded by the coding sequence ATGGCTGGCACACGAAATAAAGGGAATCCGGGCCTGATGGGCTGGATCGACGACCGCTTCCCGGCAACTGCCATGTGGGAAGATCATCTGTCCAAATACTACGCACCGAAGAACTTCAACTTCTGGTATTTCTTTGGCTCTTTGGCGCTGTTGGTACTGGTTAACCAGATCATTACCGGTATCTGGCTGACCATGAGCTATAACCCCAGCGCTGAAGGCGCCTTCGCTTCCGTCGAGTACATCATGCGTGATGTCGAGTATGGCTGGCTGCTGCGCTACCTGCACTCTACAGGGGCCTCTGCCTTCTTCGTTGTGGTCTACCTGCACATGCTGCGCGGTATTATGTACGGCTCCTACCGCAAGCCGCGTGAACTTGTGTGGATCTTCGGCATGACGATCTACCTGGCGCTGATGGCTGAAGCCTTCATGGGTTACCTGCTGCCCTGGGGTCAGATGTCCTACTGGGGTGCACAGGTAATCATCTCCCTGTTTGGTGCCATTCCGGTTATTGGTCCGGACCTGCAGCAGTGGATTCGTGGTGACTTCCTGATCTCCGGCATTACACTGAACCGTTTCTTTGCACTGCACGTGATCGCGCTGCCGATCGTGATTCTGGCACTGGTTGTCCTGCACATCATCGCCCTGCACGAAGTGGGTTCCAACAACCCGGATGGCGTTGAAATCAAGGACAAGAAAGACGAAAACGGCGTGCCGCTTGACGGTATCCCGTTCCACCCATACTACACCGTGAAAGACATTGTGGGCGTGGTGGTGTTCCTGTTCGTATTCTGTACCGTTGTGTTCTTCTTCCCTGAAGGGGGTGGTTACTTCCTCGAGAAGCCGAACTTTGAACCGGCCAACGCGCTGAAGACACCTAACCACATCGCACCGGTCTGGTACTTCACACCCTTCTACGCCATGCTGCGCGCGGTGACTTTCCCGATGTTCGGTCTGGATGCCAAGTTCTGGGGTGTAGTGGTCATGGGTGCGGCAATTGCCATCCTGTTTGTACTGCCCTGGCTGGATCGCAGCCCGGTCAAATCAATCCGCTACAAGGGCTGGCTGAGCAAACTGTGGCTGGCAATCCTGATCGTCAGCTTCGTGATCCTGGGTGTACTGGGTGTGCTGCCTGCAACTGAGGGCCGTACCATCATGTCCCAGATCTGCACAGTGCTGTACTTTGCGTACTTTATCCTGATGCCGTTCTATACACGCATGGAACGCACTAAACCGGTTCCGGAAAGGGTTACAGGCTAA
- a CDS encoding SIS domain-containing protein — protein sequence MELEDRIVSQFHNSMEINALTIEQHTPLIADAGELLLQCLVSEQKILCVGNGGSSALAQHFASLLLNRFRHERPGLPALALNDSAAMSGIGEETGFTEVYSKQIRALGQPGDILLVISTHGRANSLVQAIQAAHDRDMMVIALSGGDGGNMAALLLPDEIEICIPGGEDALIHGAHLLVLHCLCDLIEYQLFGG from the coding sequence ATGGAACTTGAAGACCGTATTGTCAGTCAGTTTCACAACAGTATGGAGATCAATGCGCTCACCATTGAGCAGCACACTCCCCTTATCGCAGACGCAGGTGAACTCCTGCTGCAGTGCCTGGTCAGTGAACAGAAGATTCTGTGTGTCGGTAACGGCGGCTCATCCGCACTGGCCCAGCATTTTGCATCACTGCTGCTGAACCGCTTTCGCCATGAAAGACCTGGCCTGCCGGCGCTGGCACTGAATGACTCGGCCGCCATGAGTGGCATCGGAGAAGAAACCGGTTTCACAGAGGTTTACTCGAAGCAGATTCGAGCCTTGGGTCAACCTGGCGATATACTGCTGGTGATCTCCACTCACGGACGCGCCAACAGTCTGGTACAGGCCATACAGGCAGCCCATGACCGTGACATGATGGTGATTGCACTCAGCGGTGGTGATGGAGGCAACATGGCAGCACTGCTGCTGCCGGACGAGATCGAAATATGCATTCCAGGCGGCGAAGATGCACTGATTCATGGCGCTCACCTTTTGGTGCTGCACTGCTTGTGTGACCTGATTGAATATCAACTATTTGGAGGCTGA
- a CDS encoding YraN family protein, which produces MDRRQIGMDAERRAEAWLTAQGLTLLQRNAQCRLGEIDLIMRDHDQIVFVEVRTRGRAGFGGAAASVDWRKQQKLIRAARFMLSRNPHWNNFPCRFDVLAYEGDSETTPPVWYKDAFRP; this is translated from the coding sequence ATGGATCGCAGACAGATCGGCATGGATGCCGAGCGCCGGGCCGAAGCCTGGCTTACTGCACAGGGACTCACCCTGTTGCAGCGCAACGCACAGTGCCGCCTTGGCGAGATCGACCTGATCATGCGTGATCATGATCAGATCGTATTTGTTGAGGTCAGAACCCGCGGCAGAGCCGGCTTCGGTGGCGCCGCTGCCTCAGTAGACTGGCGCAAGCAGCAAAAACTTATTCGTGCCGCTCGATTCATGCTCAGCCGTAATCCACACTGGAACAATTTCCCCTGCCGCTTCGATGTACTGGCCTATGAGGGAGATTCGGAGACTACCCCTCCAGTGTGGTATAAAGATGCCTTTCGTCCATGA
- a CDS encoding NCS2 family permease, which produces MLDRIFKLKEHNTSIKTEVIAGITTFLTMAYIIFVNPSMLASTGMDAGAVFVATCLAAAIGCFVMGFWANYPIALAPGMGLNAFFSFTVVGQMGYSWETALGAVFISGVCFFLLSVFRIREWIINSIPLALKAGIGAGIGLFLGFIGLKNAGIVVDNPATLVTIGDMGQWGAIMACIGFVLIAALYYRQVTGSVMIGILAITLVSLIAGQTEFNGVFSAPPSLAPTLGQLDIAGALSIGLVSVIFSFLFVDLFDTSGTLIAVAQKGKLLTPDGKLPRLGRALMADSTATMAGSVMGTSTTTSYVESGAGIAAGGRTGLTAVVVGILFLACLFMSPLAGTIPAYATAPALLFVAVLMTHSLIQINWDDITEAAPVVIAAVSMPLTFSITTGIAFGLISYTVIKALSGRFDQLNPALWILSALFIVKMAFYG; this is translated from the coding sequence ATGCTGGACAGGATATTTAAGCTCAAAGAGCATAACACCTCCATCAAGACTGAAGTCATTGCCGGAATCACCACCTTTCTGACAATGGCCTACATCATTTTTGTGAACCCCTCGATGCTGGCCAGTACCGGAATGGATGCAGGCGCCGTATTTGTCGCCACCTGCCTTGCAGCGGCCATCGGTTGTTTTGTGATGGGATTTTGGGCCAACTACCCAATCGCGCTTGCACCCGGCATGGGCCTGAATGCCTTTTTCAGCTTTACCGTTGTCGGACAGATGGGCTACAGCTGGGAAACCGCACTGGGTGCCGTATTCATTTCCGGCGTCTGCTTTTTCCTGCTGTCAGTTTTCCGCATTCGCGAGTGGATCATCAATAGCATCCCACTGGCACTGAAAGCAGGCATTGGCGCAGGCATCGGTCTGTTTCTGGGTTTTATCGGCCTCAAGAACGCAGGCATTGTGGTGGACAACCCCGCCACTCTGGTCACTATCGGAGACATGGGTCAATGGGGTGCGATCATGGCCTGCATCGGTTTTGTTCTGATTGCTGCTCTGTATTACCGCCAGGTTACCGGATCTGTCATGATCGGCATTCTCGCCATCACTCTGGTCAGCCTGATAGCAGGCCAGACAGAGTTCAACGGCGTATTTTCCGCCCCACCGTCCCTCGCCCCCACCCTTGGCCAACTGGACATAGCCGGCGCTCTCAGCATTGGCCTGGTCAGTGTTATCTTCTCATTCCTGTTTGTGGACCTGTTTGACACCTCGGGCACACTCATCGCGGTAGCTCAGAAAGGCAAGCTGCTGACACCCGATGGCAAACTGCCACGCCTGGGCCGCGCCCTGATGGCAGACTCCACCGCCACCATGGCTGGTTCGGTCATGGGCACCTCAACGACCACCAGCTATGTCGAATCCGGCGCAGGCATCGCTGCCGGCGGGCGCACCGGCCTCACGGCTGTCGTTGTGGGCATCCTGTTTCTGGCTTGCCTGTTCATGTCACCGTTGGCAGGCACCATTCCGGCCTATGCCACTGCCCCTGCCCTTCTGTTCGTTGCCGTGCTGATGACTCACAGCCTGATCCAGATAAACTGGGATGACATCACCGAAGCCGCGCCCGTTGTCATCGCCGCCGTCAGCATGCCACTGACATTTTCCATCACTACCGGTATCGCCTTTGGTCTGATCTCATACACCGTGATCAAAGCACTGAGTGGGCGCTTTGATCAGCTTAATCCGGCGCTTTGGATACTGTCCGCCCTGTTCATCGTTAAAATGGCGTTTTACGGCTAG
- a CDS encoding LrgB family protein, whose protein sequence is MSSFWVYFAAKPLFWIIVTIATFLFSSWLNRRVGGTPLLHPVLVALSLIIVFLQLTGTDYDTYFSGAQFIHFLLGPATVALAVPLYDHFERVKKMLVPLLVACLCGAVTASASAILVAWVLGASEGMLLSLAPKSVTSPIAIGIAEKIGGYPSLAAGLVLITGAIGCIVAPPLFRLLKIEDDAVKGFTLGVSAHGFGTAYAFEFSTLAGAFSGLAMGMTGLLTAFLVPVLVRIFGLG, encoded by the coding sequence ATGAGTAGCTTTTGGGTCTATTTTGCCGCCAAGCCCCTGTTCTGGATTATTGTCACCATTGCCACTTTTCTGTTCAGTAGTTGGCTTAATCGGAGGGTGGGAGGCACGCCTCTGCTACACCCTGTGCTGGTAGCACTGTCGCTGATCATTGTTTTTCTCCAGCTGACCGGAACGGACTATGACACCTATTTTAGTGGTGCCCAGTTCATTCATTTTTTGCTGGGGCCAGCAACAGTCGCCCTCGCAGTACCCCTGTATGACCATTTTGAACGGGTCAAGAAAATGTTGGTGCCGTTACTGGTTGCGTGTTTGTGCGGCGCGGTAACCGCCAGTGCATCGGCCATCCTTGTGGCCTGGGTATTGGGCGCATCCGAAGGGATGCTTTTGTCATTGGCGCCCAAATCCGTGACTTCACCGATCGCCATCGGGATTGCCGAGAAAATTGGTGGTTATCCTTCGTTGGCAGCGGGTCTGGTACTGATTACCGGCGCCATCGGATGCATTGTTGCGCCCCCGCTTTTTCGGTTGCTCAAAATCGAGGATGATGCCGTGAAGGGGTTTACCCTGGGGGTTTCAGCTCATGGTTTTGGTACGGCGTATGCTTTTGAGTTCAGTACGCTGGCCGGTGCTTTTTCCGGGCTTGCGATGGGGATGACCGGGTTGCTGACCGCTTTTCTGGTGCCGGTGTTGGTACGAATATTCGGGCTGGGGTGA